A single Desulfobaculum xiamenense DNA region contains:
- the rimM gene encoding ribosome maturation factor RimM (Essential for efficient processing of 16S rRNA), protein MQAGSGNLVLVGEVTKPHGLRGEVCVRLYADSPSFFDLVDVVHLRPAAEAPAPDPVPAGRGRRPARPQPPRMRRVRIVSWREHKGMVLLVFEGAQDRSAAEALRGSEILVRETELPDLSDDEVYIHQIEGLAVRLEGGEPLGVVREVLTPAGQEIWAIETPDGREVLFPVAEQFVLAVDLEAGFVEIAPPPGLLDLYLSDDA, encoded by the coding sequence ATGCAAGCCGGGAGCGGGAACCTCGTCCTCGTTGGCGAGGTGACCAAACCTCATGGACTCAGGGGGGAAGTCTGCGTACGTCTGTACGCGGACTCCCCTTCTTTTTTTGATCTCGTGGACGTCGTCCACCTGCGTCCCGCAGCGGAAGCGCCAGCTCCCGATCCGGTACCCGCAGGTCGCGGCCGTCGTCCCGCTCGTCCGCAACCACCCCGCATGCGCCGTGTGCGCATCGTGTCGTGGCGCGAGCACAAGGGCATGGTACTGCTCGTCTTCGAAGGCGCGCAGGACCGTTCCGCCGCCGAAGCATTGCGCGGCAGCGAAATCCTCGTCCGCGAGACCGAACTTCCCGACCTCTCGGACGACGAGGTCTACATCCATCAGATCGAGGGACTTGCCGTGCGCCTGGAAGGCGGCGAGCCGCTCGGTGTCGTGCGCGAGGTGCTCACGCCCGCGGGACAGGAAATCTGGGCCATCGAAACGCCGGACGGCCGCGAGGTCCTCTTTCCCGTGGCGGAGCAGTTCGTTCTCGCCGTTGATCTGGAGGCCGGATTCGTGGAGATAGCTCCGCCGCCCGGACTTCTCGATCTCTATCTTAGCGACGACGCCTGA
- the trmD gene encoding tRNA (guanosine(37)-N1)-methyltransferase TrmD, with protein MKFHIVTLFPEFFDSPLSSAMLGKGAEEGLVAFTRTNPRDFTEDRHRTVDDRPYGGGPGMVMMCEPLSRALDSIETPGRMLALTPRGRPLDQAFARELAAQENLTLICGRYEGIDERIFDQYPIEGVSVGDFVLNGGEAAALCVIESVARLVPEFMGHEDSGDEESFSHGLLEYPHYTRPPVFRGQSVPDILTCGDHGRIAAWRRHKALEVTLANRPDILEQASLTGDDIEVLREIRAQGGIETLGRNLYVALLHAPVLNKFGQTVAVSLTNLDVHDIARVSRTYGLGGYYIATPLTDQRNLLERLVGHWVDGPGQRANRDRTDAFGAIRTASDLFEIIADVERRAGQRPVVVATTARGAGNASVPAVRQWLADKPVLLVMGTASGLAPEVMEDADAVLRPVRGIGRYNHLSVRSATAIIVDRVLGDAY; from the coding sequence GTGAAGTTCCATATCGTCACTCTCTTTCCCGAGTTCTTCGATTCCCCCCTGTCCAGCGCCATGCTCGGCAAGGGGGCGGAGGAGGGACTCGTGGCCTTCACCCGGACCAACCCGCGGGACTTCACCGAGGATCGCCACCGGACCGTGGACGACCGCCCCTACGGCGGCGGCCCCGGCATGGTCATGATGTGCGAGCCGCTTTCCCGTGCGCTCGACAGTATCGAGACTCCCGGACGCATGCTGGCGCTCACCCCGCGTGGGCGTCCGCTCGATCAGGCTTTTGCGCGCGAGCTCGCCGCGCAGGAGAATCTGACGCTCATCTGTGGCCGCTACGAGGGCATCGACGAGCGCATCTTCGATCAGTATCCAATTGAGGGCGTCTCCGTGGGCGATTTCGTGCTCAACGGTGGCGAGGCCGCCGCGTTGTGCGTCATCGAGTCCGTGGCGCGGCTCGTGCCCGAGTTTATGGGCCACGAGGATTCCGGCGACGAGGAGAGCTTTTCGCACGGACTGCTGGAATATCCGCACTACACGCGGCCACCGGTCTTCCGTGGGCAGTCTGTTCCGGACATCCTGACCTGTGGCGATCATGGCCGTATCGCCGCATGGCGCAGGCACAAGGCGCTGGAAGTCACCCTCGCCAACCGTCCGGACATTCTGGAACAAGCGTCGCTCACCGGCGACGACATCGAGGTGCTTCGCGAAATTCGCGCTCAGGGCGGCATTGAAACGCTTGGGCGCAATTTGTACGTTGCGTTGCTACATGCACCGGTGCTCAATAAATTTGGGCAAACCGTTGCTGTGTCTTTGACAAACCTCGACGTTCACGATATAGCCCGCGTTTCGCGCACCTATGGTCTCGGGGGTTATTACATCGCAACGCCCCTGACCGATCAGCGCAATCTGCTCGAACGTCTCGTCGGGCACTGGGTCGACGGGCCCGGTCAGCGAGCGAACCGCGACCGGACCGACGCATTCGGAGCCATCCGCACGGCCAGTGATCTTTTCGAGATCATCGCCGACGTGGAACGAAGAGCAGGGCAGAGGCCGGTTGTGGTGGCAACGACCGCCCGTGGCGCTGGCAACGCGAGCGTGCCCGCCGTCAGACAATGGCTGGCGGACAAACCCGTGCTGCTGGTGATGGGTACGGCCTCCGGGCTGGCCCCGGAAGTGATGGAGGACGCCGACGCGGTGTTGCGGC